From Juglans regia cultivar Chandler chromosome 8, Walnut 2.0, whole genome shotgun sequence, the proteins below share one genomic window:
- the LOC109004534 gene encoding major antigen, whose amino-acid sequence MAKTKVTRQAKDDKEAAHQPQDGSQNQRAKPMDDPSEKLQSLKSLNSLLLKETFERRQQVESLEQAKESLEAELTLSGMEKKVLEAELIRATEESVGLELEKYVVCTFSETQMDEMGVGYDGLLREKGEIEILSRERESEIEFLKKVVSGLMTNLEDEREKLSRVYQERDFIKTEIDGLAKEANKLREKVVEMEKKERKAVEEVEKLKRERERLVKENLEIEKAVEDLKREKESVERDSEELKRVIETLKIEIEGFARERAEVEREKSDLEVKIVESEKEVRELSETVMNLRMEDEVLNSKVLELEKRIGEAVDKEKEMAMEINFLAEETREKERNIEKLKEERDSFQRILDMTSKESEFRQQRIEELIREKNVMEELKLSQESEIVELNTEVDRLKNVVSTLRDSCRNEENNKQLISEVSLYKDAFDRVRPERDELQKGFEEENKKVKNMEVLILEKEKKIKETAEELGRMRSEQENLIEKNKAIENHLEVLVKEKDLVQKNLVEAQRGVDDLKAKMESAGINSELALSMVKNTAALVCNSQGDGDGKKDEVIHGQKVENEIQPYAMELDAIKSAFRSKEKMVEDMKKQLGFLQNSVAEAHKQKSFWTLVSSATTIFAAASVAYVARGR is encoded by the coding sequence atggCTAAAACGAAAGTGACCCGTCAAGCCAAAGACGACAAAGAAGCAGCCCATCAACCCCAAGACGGAAGCCAAAACCAACGAGCCAAACCTATGGATGACCCTTCAGAGAAGCTCCAAAGCCTCAAGTCCCTCAATTCTCTTCTTCTCAAAGAAACCTTTGAGCGCAGACAACAGGTCGAGTCCTTGGAACAAGCCAAGGAGTCCTTGGAGGCCGAGTTGACACTGTCTGGGATGGAAAAGAAGGTTCTGGAGGCCGAGTTGATTCGGGCAACTGAGGAAAGTGTTGGGTTGGAGTTGGAGAAGTATGTGGTATGTACCTTTTCGGAGACCCAGATGGATGAAATGGGTGTTGGGTATGACGGGTTGTTGAGAGAGAAGGGCGAGATTGAGATATTGAGCCGCGAGAGAGAGTCTGAGATTGAGTTTTTGAAGAAAGTGGTCAGTGGGCTAATGACTAATCTTGAAGATGAAAGAGAGAAACTGAGTCGAGTTTACCAAGAGAGGGATTTTATTAAAACAGAGATCGATGGCCTAGCTAAGGAGGCAAATAAGTTGAGAGAAAAAGTGGTTGAGatggagaaaaaagagaggaaagctGTAGAAGAGGTTGAAAAACTGAAAAGGGAACGTGAAAGGTTAGTGAAAGAAAATTTGGAGATTGAAAAGGCGGTCGAGGACTTGAAGAGGGAGAAAGAATCTGTTGAGAGGGATTCGGAGGAGTTGAAAAGGGTTATTGAGACTTTGAAGATTGAGATTGAGGGATTTGCGAGGGAGAGGGCCGAGGTTGAGAGGGAGAAAAGTGACCTTGAAGTGAAGATTGTTGAATCGGAGAAAGAAGTGAGGGAATTGAGTGAGACTGTCATGAATCTGCGGATGGAGGATGAGGTTCTAAACTCTAAAGTTTTGGAATTGGAGAAGAGGATTGGTGAGGCTGTGGATAAGGAAAAGGAGATGGCGATGGAGATTAATTTCTTGGCGGAAGAAACGAGGGAGAAAGAACGAAATATTGAGAAGTTGAAAGAAGAAAGGGATTCTTTCCAGAGGATTTTGGATATGACTAGCAAGGAATCAGAGTTTAGGCAGCAAAGAATTGAGGAATTGATTCGAGAGAAAAATGTGATGGAGGAATTGAAGCTTAGCCAAGAAAGTGAGATTGTTGAGCTGAATACAGAGGTTGATAGATTAAAGAATGTTGTATCTACATTGCGAGATTCTTgtagaaatgaagaaaataacaaGCAGTTAATCTCTGAAGTTAGTCTATATAAGGATGCTTTTGATCGAGTTAGGCCTGAGAGGGATGAGTTGCAAAAGGGTTTTGAGGAGGAGAACAAGAAAGTGAAAAACATGGAGGTATTGATTttggagaaggaaaagaagattaAAGAAACTGCGGAAGAGTTAGGGCGGATGAGGAGTGAGCAAGAGAATCTGATCGAGAAAAATAAGGCAATAGAGAACCATTTGGAAGTTTTGGTAAAGGAAAAAGATTTGGTGCAGAAAAACCTTGTTGAGGCGCAACGAGGAGTTGATGATCTGAAGGCTAAAATGGAATCAGCGGGGATTAATTCAGAGCTGGCATTGAGCATGGTGAAGAACACTGCAgcactcgtgtgtaactctcAAGGCGATGGGGATGGTAAGAAAGATGAGGTTATCCATGGGCAGAAGGTAGAGAATGAAATTCAACCATATGCGATGGAGTTGGATGCCATCAAGAGTGCTTTCAGAAGCAAGGAGAAGATGGTGGAAGATATGAAGAAACAGCTTGGGTTTCTGCAGAACTCTGTAGCCGAAGCACATAAGCAGAAGAGTTTCTGGACTCTGGTTTCTTCTGCAACTACAATTTTTGCTGCAGCATCTGTTGCTTATGTTGCTAGAGGACGCTGA
- the LOC109004533 gene encoding gibberellin receptor GID1C, with amino-acid sequence MAGSNEVNRNESKMVVPLNTWVLISNFKLAYNLLRRPDGTFNRHLAEFLDRKVPANATPVDGVFSFDVFINRSTSLLSRIYRPAHGEEPQINITDLEKPVTAEVVPVIIFFHGGSFAHSSANSTIYDTLCRRLVGICKAVVVSVNYRRAPENRYPCAYDDGWAALNWVNSRTWLQSKDSKVHIYLAGDSSGGNIVHHVALQAVESNIEVLGNILLNPMFGGEERTESEKRFDGKYFVTIRDRDWYWRAFLPEGEDRDHPACNPFGPKGKILEGIKFPKSLVVVAGLDLIQDWQLAYVKGLEKAGQKVKLLYLEKATIGFYLLPNNNHFYTVMDEISAFVDSNC; translated from the coding sequence ATGGTTGTACCTCTGAATACATGGGTCCTCATCTCCAATTTCAAGTTGGCTTACAATCTTCTTCGCCGCCCTGATGGCACTTTCAACCGGCACTTAGCAGAGTTCCTTGATAGGAAAGTACCAGCTAATGCAACACCGGTTGATGGGGTTTTCTCGTTTGATGTATTTATTAACAGAAGTACTAGCCTTCTTAGCCGGATCTATCGGCCAGCCCATGGGGAAGAACCTCAGATAAACATTACTGATCTTGAGAAGCCCGTGACTGCTGAGGTTGTCCCAGTCATAATCTTTTTTCATGGTGGAAGCTTTGCTCACTCCTCTGCAAACAGTACCATATATGACACTCTATGTCGCCGACTAGTGGGCATTTGTAAGGCTGTTGTGGTCTCTGTCAACTATCGCCGTGCACCCGAGAACAGGTATCCATGTGCCTATGATGATGGATGGGCTGCTCTTAACTGGGTTAATTCAAGGACATGGCTTCAAAGTAAGGACTCAAAGGTTCATATATACTTGGCTGGGGACAGTTCCGGAGGTAACATTGTACATCATGTTGCTTTACAAGCAGTAGAGTCAAACATTGAAGTTTTGGGTAATATACTGCTCAACCCAATGTTTGGTGGGGAAGAAAGAACTGAATCTGAGAAGCGATTTGATGGGAAATACTTCGTCACCATTCGAGACCGTGATTGGTATTGGAGAGCTTTTCTACCTGAAGGGGAAGATAGAGACCATCCAGCATGTAACCCATTTGGTCCAAAGGGTAAAATCCTTGAAGGAATTAAGTTCCCAAAGAGCCTTGTTGTGGTGGCTGGTTTGGACCTTATTCAGGACTGGCAGTTGGCATATGTCAAGGGGCTTGAGAAGGCTGGCCAAAAGGTGAAACTTCTATATCTGGAGAAGGCAACCATCGGCTTTTACTTGTTGCCTAATAATAACCACTTCTATACTGTCATGGATGAGATAAGTGCCTTTGTGGATTCCAACTGTTGA